Proteins encoded together in one Centropristis striata isolate RG_2023a ecotype Rhode Island chromosome 6, C.striata_1.0, whole genome shotgun sequence window:
- the si:dkey-190l8.2 gene encoding si:dkey-190l8.2 isoform X2, producing the protein MVGLLLGSLVGGAISDRYGKRPVLLVCVSVQAICGLVPAVLPQPFIFLAVRCLTGVCCCGINICSFSLAVEWTQPAARLWPPAFLPFCFSLGTMGGAPLAWLSPTWRQLHLSLALPQLVCLPLYLSIPESPRWLLLKRRKDVLDRYRSNSPADKQCLDLLLDSAWSDLQKVSTTQKEQPPGSHAPSDIVHLRHPTVLLRLFIMSYLSAASALTYYGICMNIGSFGVGVYSAQFFSGLSEAPCLLVPLIRLGRRQISMLALFLSGTACFLSLLLSRYNGEPVLVMSLALLGKLCILAAIFISILYSIELFPTVVRQRCVSLVNLCFRLGCLVNSLVPANPNGAISLAAMVVYSSGPIISCGLCLLLPETSGVPLPDTVEDCDRQPRPHPPSVGALWRTRKLVSSHNRTTEILPAEKEDTQTPNTGLI; encoded by the exons ATGGTCGGTTTGCTGCTGGGATCTCTGGTGGGAGGAGCCATATCGGACCG gtacgGGAAGCGGCCggtgctgctggtgtgtgtgtccgtgcagGCCATCTGTGGCCTGGTGCCTGCCGTCCTTCCTCAGCCCTTCATCTTCCTCGCCGTCCGCTGCCTGACCGGTGTCTGCTGCTGTGGCATCAACATCTGCTCCTTCAGTCTGG CGGTGGAGTGGACGCAGCCTGCTGCTCGTCTCTGGCCGCCGGCCTTCCTGCCGTTCTGCTTCAGTCTGGGGACGATGGGCGGAGCTCCGCTGGCCTGGCTCAGCCCCACCTGGAGACAGCTGCACCTGTCTCTGGCTCTACCCCAGCTCGTCTGTCTGCCACTCTACCT GTCTATCCCAGAATCTCCTCGCTGGTTGTtgttgaagaggaggaaggatgTCCTGGACCGTTACCGTAGCAACAGCCCTGCAGATAAACAGTGTCTGGACCTg ctgttggACTCTGCGTGGTCCGACCTGCAGAAAGTCTCCACCACTCAGAAGGAGCAACCGCCAGGAAGCCACGCCCCCAGTGACATCGTCCACCTGAGGCACCCGACCGTCCTGCTGAGGCTGTTCATCATGAGCTACctaag CGCGGCGTCTGCGTTGACTTATTACGGCATCTGCATGAACATCGGCTCGTTCGGGGTCGGCGTGTACTCGGCGCAGTTCTTCTCCGGCCTATCAGAAGCTCCCTGTCTGCTCGTCCCGTTGATCCGACTGGGACGCCGGCAAATCAGCATGCTCGCTTTGTTCCTGAGCGGCACCGCCTGCTTCCTGTCGCTTCTGCTGTCCAGATACAACG GCGAGCCGGTGCTGGTGATGAGTCTGGCTCTTCTTGGGAAACTTTGCATCCTGGCTGCCATCTTCATCTCCATCCTGTACAGCATCGAGCTGTTCCCCACCGTGGTCAG ACAGCGGTGTGTGTCCCTGGTCAACCTGTGTTTCCGGCTCGGCTGCCTGGTCAACTCCCTCGTCCCCGCCAATCCCAACGGAGCGATCTCATTGGCCGCCATGGTGGTGTACAGCAGCGGCCCGATCATCAGCTGTGGCCTGTGTCTGCTGCTGCCGGAGACCAGCGGCGTCCCGCTGCCCGATACGGTGGAGGACTGCGACCGGCAGCCTCGGCCCCACCCGCCGAGCGTCGGCGCCCTCTGGAGGACACG gaaGCTGGTGAGCAGCCATAACAGGACAACAGAGATCCTCCCTGCAGAGAAAGAAGACACGCAAACACCGAACACAGGActgatataa
- the si:dkey-190l8.2 gene encoding si:dkey-190l8.2 isoform X1: protein MSPLQLSVYWRLSLVFFFTSFLFFLDIFTAAVVAASCPHGNGTLGDSSNADSDQSEPGEDSESGNGDSVCGWTDWLSYGQTLYMVGLLLGSLVGGAISDRYGKRPVLLVCVSVQAICGLVPAVLPQPFIFLAVRCLTGVCCCGINICSFSLAVEWTQPAARLWPPAFLPFCFSLGTMGGAPLAWLSPTWRQLHLSLALPQLVCLPLYLSIPESPRWLLLKRRKDVLDRYRSNSPADKQCLDLLLDSAWSDLQKVSTTQKEQPPGSHAPSDIVHLRHPTVLLRLFIMSYLSAASALTYYGICMNIGSFGVGVYSAQFFSGLSEAPCLLVPLIRLGRRQISMLALFLSGTACFLSLLLSRYNGEPVLVMSLALLGKLCILAAIFISILYSIELFPTVVRQRCVSLVNLCFRLGCLVNSLVPANPNGAISLAAMVVYSSGPIISCGLCLLLPETSGVPLPDTVEDCDRQPRPHPPSVGALWRTRKLVSSHNRTTEILPAEKEDTQTPNTGLI, encoded by the exons ATGTCTCCGCTGCAGCTGTCTGTCTACTGGCGCCTCTCGctcgtcttcttcttcacctctttcctcttctttctcgACATTTTCACGGCCGCCGTCGTCGCGGCCTCCTGTCCCCATGGCAACGGCACCCTAGGTGACTCGTCGAACGCCGACAGTGACCAATCAGAGCCCGGGGAAGACTCGGAGAGCGGGAACGGAGAC tcagtgtgtggttggacagactggttgTCGTACGGTCAGACTCTCTACATGGTCGGTTTGCTGCTGGGATCTCTGGTGGGAGGAGCCATATCGGACCG gtacgGGAAGCGGCCggtgctgctggtgtgtgtgtccgtgcagGCCATCTGTGGCCTGGTGCCTGCCGTCCTTCCTCAGCCCTTCATCTTCCTCGCCGTCCGCTGCCTGACCGGTGTCTGCTGCTGTGGCATCAACATCTGCTCCTTCAGTCTGG CGGTGGAGTGGACGCAGCCTGCTGCTCGTCTCTGGCCGCCGGCCTTCCTGCCGTTCTGCTTCAGTCTGGGGACGATGGGCGGAGCTCCGCTGGCCTGGCTCAGCCCCACCTGGAGACAGCTGCACCTGTCTCTGGCTCTACCCCAGCTCGTCTGTCTGCCACTCTACCT GTCTATCCCAGAATCTCCTCGCTGGTTGTtgttgaagaggaggaaggatgTCCTGGACCGTTACCGTAGCAACAGCCCTGCAGATAAACAGTGTCTGGACCTg ctgttggACTCTGCGTGGTCCGACCTGCAGAAAGTCTCCACCACTCAGAAGGAGCAACCGCCAGGAAGCCACGCCCCCAGTGACATCGTCCACCTGAGGCACCCGACCGTCCTGCTGAGGCTGTTCATCATGAGCTACctaag CGCGGCGTCTGCGTTGACTTATTACGGCATCTGCATGAACATCGGCTCGTTCGGGGTCGGCGTGTACTCGGCGCAGTTCTTCTCCGGCCTATCAGAAGCTCCCTGTCTGCTCGTCCCGTTGATCCGACTGGGACGCCGGCAAATCAGCATGCTCGCTTTGTTCCTGAGCGGCACCGCCTGCTTCCTGTCGCTTCTGCTGTCCAGATACAACG GCGAGCCGGTGCTGGTGATGAGTCTGGCTCTTCTTGGGAAACTTTGCATCCTGGCTGCCATCTTCATCTCCATCCTGTACAGCATCGAGCTGTTCCCCACCGTGGTCAG ACAGCGGTGTGTGTCCCTGGTCAACCTGTGTTTCCGGCTCGGCTGCCTGGTCAACTCCCTCGTCCCCGCCAATCCCAACGGAGCGATCTCATTGGCCGCCATGGTGGTGTACAGCAGCGGCCCGATCATCAGCTGTGGCCTGTGTCTGCTGCTGCCGGAGACCAGCGGCGTCCCGCTGCCCGATACGGTGGAGGACTGCGACCGGCAGCCTCGGCCCCACCCGCCGAGCGTCGGCGCCCTCTGGAGGACACG gaaGCTGGTGAGCAGCCATAACAGGACAACAGAGATCCTCCCTGCAGAGAAAGAAGACACGCAAACACCGAACACAGGActgatataa
- the LOC131972658 gene encoding required for drug-induced death protein 1-like, whose protein sequence is MSPADEEERGMGAQGEEESTAPLAEKKKKQKTSKEVFFTVLPDRYDPLIEEEEEEEETPEERRKRKEEKKRKKKTKYKKYRKNVRKAMRFSWRCLMLGLQNMACAYSTPSAVSTVVTEVHRSSKA, encoded by the exons ATGAGCCCAGCAGACGAGGAGGAACGAGGCATGGGAGcgcagggagaggaggagagcacGGCTCCTttggcagagaagaagaaaaaacagaaaacatccaAAGAAGTTTTTTTCACAGTTCTGCCGGATCGATACGACCCTCTAattgaagaggaggaagaggaggaggagacgccagaggagaggaggaagaggaaggaggagaagaaaaggaagaagaagaccaAGTACAAGAAGTACAGGAAG AACGTGAGGAAGGCGATGCGTTTCAGCTGGCGCTGTTTGATGCTCGGCCTACAGAACATGGCCTGCGCCTACTCCACCCCCTCTGCCGTGTCCACAGTGGTGACAGAGGTCCACCGGAGCAGCAAGGCATGA
- the LOC131973719 gene encoding uncharacterized protein LOC131973719, translated as MASFKQRLHLHMSDISTHQSSPPLSPRNHLQVPPYHLTTHHLPQVTSPHLHNVTQHFPGPHVTSPHLPNPQVPFSQVPYPLVTSPHLLSPPQHTLYNQNHDPGLNNPDWTRSEPPFDISRSFCYSYQNQSTANVDLQNQFSPSTTHHRDELPYNSHTYLTSCVYEQCDTPSPVQDPWRPAVPQLGSMTGGAALGRWGSAEFNSSSEDFSINQFFDDSYNDSSAPQPFFSPTTPGPSPHYPQTPTISSPDPQMHHGKERLSFQTSRQLSRDKSCHLHEYDSYLMTSDPGHQQPQPATQHLDQSQPELIQDKPGLLQGAARNSESCFPPQGRGQDVSGAAQSPDLPAGLSWKEERGGGRRGGRRRGDDIPKSRRRKPESSTEAVKSRLLCTVCKRVFQSLPALNGHMRSHSGSRSAACFKKGEDPSSLFQPSTSLVMPVSVPVQCRGSPKACQSERQGCRPMSPTTGGIALLYRSLMHQEEGEEAARYTPPPMLHPLRAGPGLFCSITTRRQQRVQTVQLHNTHNDPVAIETACPLPGTLAKKPQINEGRDFQADIPKLRVQKYADSDSHNALLLWTPCDELEDPVNQQRVEALLTMARSSVVPGGGASPESALHVLSECRRDFLLTVEKLLSTPETPNNNNNIKPAQQYPSVSWSAAERRLLVKSLQLHQKDFSRIQKAVKTKSLPQCVEFYYLWKKKLSLSVKTPAVLTVTLPHKSG; from the exons CCCTTCTCTCAGGTTCCCTACCCCCTCGTTACCTCCCCTCACCTCCTCTCCCCGCCACAGCACACCCTCTACAACCAAAACCACGATCCAGGTTTAAATAACCCTGACTGGACCAGATCTGAACCACCTTTTGACATTTCCAGGAGCTTCTGTTACTCATACCAG AACCAGTCCACGGCCAACGTTGATCTCCAGAACCAGTTCAGTCCCAGCACGACTCACCACAGGGATGAACTGCCATACAATAGTCACACATACCTCACCAGCTGTGTGTATGAGCAGTGCGACACACCCAGTCCAGTCCAGGACCCCTGGAGGCCGGCTGTGCCCCAGCTTGGCTCCATGACCGGAGGAGCTGCTCTGGGGAGATGGGGCTCCGCTGAGTTCAACTCATCATCTGAAGACTTCTCCATCAACCAGTTTTTCGACGACAGTTACAATGACAGCAGCGCCCCCCAGCCTTTCTTTAGCCCCACCACCCCCGGCCCGAGTCCTCATTACCCACAAACCCCAACGATCTCCAGCCCGGATCCTCAAATGCACCATGGTAAAGAGCGACTGAGTTTTCAAACATCTAGACAGCTGAGTAGAGATAAAAGCTGCCATCTGCACGAGTATGACAGCTACCTtatgacctctgaccccggGCACCAGCAACCTCAGCCGGCAACCCAACACCTCGACCAGAGCCAACCTGAGCTCATCCAGGACAAGCCGGGTCTCCTCCAGGGGGCCGCGAGGAACTCTGAGAGCTGTTTCCCTCCGCAGGGAAGAGGCCAGGACGTCAGCGGCGCTGCCCAGTCCCCAGACCTCCCCGCTGGGCTGAGCTGGAAGGAGGAGAGGGgtggaggaagacgaggaggaagaagaagaggagatgatattccaaaa tcaAGAAGACGAAAACCTGAAAGCAGCACAGAGGCTGTAAAGTCCAG GTTGCTTTGTACAGTGTGTAAGCGTGTGTTCCAGAGTCTGCCAGCATTGAACGGACACATGCGTTCCCACAGCGGATCCAGATCAGCTGCATGCTTCAAAAag GGTGAGGACCCCTCCTCTCTTTTCCAACCCTCCACCTCCCTGGTGATGCCGGTCTCCGTGCCCGTCCAATGCAGAGGCTCGCCCAAGGCGTGTCAGAGTGAAAGGCAGGGATGCAGACCAATGTCTCCGACCACCGGAGGCATTGCACTGCTCTACCGGAGCCTGATGCACcaagaagaaggagaggaagctGCACGCTACACCCCCCCGCCCATGCTCCACCCCCTGAGGGCGGGGCCAGGGCTGTTCTGCTCCATCACCACCAGGAGGCAGCAGAGAGTTCAAACTGTGCAGCTTCAtaacacacaca ACGATCCCGTTGCCATCGAGACAGCCTGCCCTCTTCCTGGGACACTAGCCAAAAAGCC GCAGATCAACGAGGGGCGGGACTTCCAGGCCGATATCCCAAAACTACGTGTCCAAAAATACGCGGACTCCGATTCCCACAATGCACTGCTGCTGTGGACACCGTGTGACGAGTTGGAAGATCCTGTGAACCAACAGAGAG TTGAAGCTCTCCTGACGATGGCTCGCTCCAGTGTGGTGCCAGGGGGTGGGGCCAGCCCAGAGTCCGCCCTCCATGTCCTATCAGAGTGCAGAAGAGACTTCCTG CTGACGGTGGAGAAGCTTCTGTCAACACCTGAAacccccaacaacaacaacaacatcaaaccAGCTCAACAGTATCCAA GTGTCAGTTGGAGCGCAGCCGAGAGGAGGTTGTTGGTTAAATCTCTGCAGCTGCATCAGAAAGACTTCAGCAGAATCCAGAAAGCT gttaaGACCAAGTCGCTCCCTCAGTGTGTCGAGTTTTATTATCTGTGGAAGAAGAAGCTGAGTCTCAGCGTGAAGACCCCAGCTGTGCTGACCGTCACTCTGCCCCACAAGAGT GGATGA